In Pseudomonas fluorescens, a genomic segment contains:
- the rpsK gene encoding 30S ribosomal protein S11, producing MAKPAARPRKKVKKTVVDGIAHIHASFNNTIVTITDRQGNALSWATSGGSGFRGSRKSTPFAAQVAAERAGQAALEYGLKNLDVNVKGPGPGRESAVRALNGCGYKIASITDVTPIPHNGCRPPKKRRV from the coding sequence ATGGCAAAACCTGCTGCTCGTCCTCGTAAAAAAGTTAAAAAGACAGTGGTTGATGGCATCGCCCACATCCATGCATCTTTTAACAACACCATCGTGACCATCACCGACCGTCAAGGTAACGCGCTTTCTTGGGCTACCTCCGGTGGTTCGGGTTTCCGCGGTTCCCGCAAGTCCACCCCGTTTGCTGCTCAAGTAGCTGCTGAACGTGCTGGTCAAGCTGCGCTGGAATATGGCCTGAAAAACCTCGACGTTAACGTCAAAGGTCCAGGTCCAGGTCGTGAGTCTGCTGTCCGTGCTTTGAACGGCTGTGGCTATAAGATCGCCAGCATCACCGACGTGACGCCAATCCCGCACAACGGGTGCCGTCCGCCGAAGAAGCGCCGCGTGTAA
- the rpsD gene encoding 30S ribosomal protein S4, giving the protein MARYIGPKCKLARREGTDLFLKSGVRAIESKCNIEAAPGIHGQRRGRQSDYGTQLREKQKVRRIYGVLERQFSGYYKEAAGKKGATGENLLQLLECRLDNVVYRMGFGSTRAESRQLVSHKSISVNGQTVNVPSYQVRAGDVVAVREKAKNQLRIVQALDLCAQRGRVEWVEVDTEKKSGVFKNVPARSDLSADINESLIVELYSK; this is encoded by the coding sequence ATGGCTCGTTACATTGGTCCAAAATGCAAACTCGCTCGTCGCGAAGGCACCGATCTCTTCCTGAAGAGCGGCGTGCGCGCGATCGAATCGAAGTGCAACATCGAAGCAGCACCTGGTATCCACGGCCAACGCCGCGGTCGCCAGTCCGATTACGGCACCCAACTGCGTGAAAAGCAGAAGGTCCGTCGTATCTACGGCGTTCTCGAGCGTCAGTTCAGCGGCTACTACAAAGAAGCTGCTGGCAAGAAAGGTGCAACCGGTGAAAACCTGCTGCAACTGCTCGAATGCCGTCTGGACAACGTTGTATACCGTATGGGCTTTGGTTCTACTCGTGCCGAATCCCGTCAGCTGGTATCGCACAAGTCGATCAGCGTTAACGGCCAGACCGTAAACGTTCCGTCCTACCAGGTTCGTGCTGGTGACGTGGTCGCAGTTCGCGAGAAAGCAAAAAACCAACTTCGCATTGTCCAAGCTCTCGATCTGTGTGCCCAACGTGGCCGCGTAGAATGGGTAGAAGTAGACACTGAGAAGAAGTCGGGCGTTTTCAAGAACGTTCCTGCTCGCAGTGATCTGTCCGCCGACATCAACGAAAGCCTGATTGTCGAGCTCTACTCCAAGTAA